From the genome of Bifidobacteriaceae bacterium:
AACGATGCGCGCGGCGTCCGGCTCGCTCGCCACCGCCGCCCTGAACTCTTCCGCTTCGCGGTAGCGGGCGTGCGACTGGTCGAACACGGCCGCCAACGGCATTTCCTTGCCCATGACGGCGGGCGGCATGGCCTTCGTCAGCCGCTCCCCGGCCTGGTAGGGGTAGCCCAGCACGCGGGCGGAGTCCTTCAGCGCGGCTTTGGCCTTGATGGTCGAGTAGGTGACGATCTGGGCGACGTGGTCCGCCCCGTACTTGCCGGTCACGTATTTGATGACCTCGCCCCGCCGGCGCTCGTCGAAGTCGATGTCGAAGTCCGGCAGCGAGGCCCGCTCGGGGTTCAAGAAACGCTCGAACATCAAGCCGTTCTTGATCGGGTCGAGTTCGGTGATCCCCATGGCGTACGCCGCGATCGAACCCGCGCCGGAGCCGCGGCCCGGCCCCACGCGGATGCCTTGCGCTTTGGCCCAGTTGACGAAGTCCGCCACGCACAGGTAGTAGCCGGCGTAGCCCTTGGTGGCGATGATGTCCTCTTCATAGCCGGCCCGCTCAACCGCTTCGGCCGGGACTTCGCCGCCGAACCGCTTCTCCAAGCCCCTGCGGACCTCTTTGATGAACCAGGAGACCTCGTCCTCCCCCGCCGGCACCGGGAACTTGGGCATGTAGCGGCCCGGCTCCGAATGGAAGGCGACGTCGCAGCGCTCGGCTATGGCGAGGGTGTTGTCGCAGGCCTCGGGCAGCTCCCGCCAGATTTCGCGCATCTCCTCGGCCGACTTGAGGTAGTAGCCGTCGCCGTCGAACTTGAACCGGTTCGGGTCGTCCATGGTCTTGCCGGACTGGACGCACAGCAGCGCCGAGTGCGCGGCTGCGTCCTCCGGCGCGGTGTAGTGAAGGTCGTTGGTGGCGACCAGCGGCGCCCCGATCGCTTTGGCCAGGCGCAACAGGTCCCCCACCACGCGGCGCTCGATCGCCAGGCCGTGGTCCATCAACTCCACAAAGTAGTTTTCGCGACCGAAAATCTCCTGGAACTCCCCGGCCGCCCGCAGCGCCTCCTCGTATTGCCCCAGACGCAACCGGGTCTGGACCTCGCCGGACGGGCAGCCCGTGGTGGCGATCAGGCCTTTCGAATACGACTGCAGCAACTCGCGGTCCATGCGCGGCTTGTAGAACTGGCCCTCCAGGGACGCCAGCGAGGCCATCCGGAAGAGGTTGTGCATGCCGGGCGTGTCCTGCGCCAAGAGCGTGAGGTGCGTGTAGGCGCCGCCGGCCGACACGTCGTCGTCCTTCTGCTCCGGGGCGCCCCACAGCACCCGCCGCCGGTCCCGCCGGGCCAACCCCGGCGTCAGGTAGGCCTCCAAACCGATGATCGGCTTGACGCCGGCGCGGGAGGCCTGCTTCCAGAACGCGTGCGCCCCGAACATGAAGCCGTGGTCGGTTGTGGCGAGCGCCGGCTGACCCAGTTCCTGACAACGTTTCAGCAGGTCAGCGATGCGCGCCGCCCCGTCCAGCATTGAGTACTCGGTGTGCACATGCAGGTGGACAAACTGGCTACCCGATGGCGACGGCATGGGGTTAGAGTCTAGTTCCGCCGCCGCCGGGACGCCTCACGACTCGCGCAGAGCCGCGAGAGCCGCCGCCAAATCCGCCGGGTAGGGCGAGTTCAGCCGCAGCGACCAACCGGTCACCGGGTGGTCGAACGCGAGCGCGGCCGCGTGCAGCCACTGCCGTTCCAGCCCCAGCCGTGCCGCGAGCTTTGGGTCCCCGCCGTAGAACGGGTCTCCCACCAGCGGGTGGCCCACCGCCGCCAGGTGCACCCGGATCTGGTGGGTGCGGCCGGTTTCCAGGCCCACCTCCAGGAGCGAAGCCCCCCCGAACGCCTCAATCAGCCCGTAATGGGTGATCGACGGCTTGCCGCCCGCGACCACGCCGAACTTGAACGCCCCCGGCAGCCGCCCGATCGGCGCGTCGATGGTCCCCTCCAACGGGTCGGGCAAGCCTTGGACCAGCGCGTGGTACGTCTTGCGCACCGCCCTGTCGCGGAACATTTGCTTGAGGGTCGAGTAGGCCCGCTCCGATTTGGCCACCATCATCAGTCCGGAGGTGCCCACGTCCAGCCGTTGCACGATGCCGCGCCGCTCGACCGGCCCGCCCGTCGCCAAGGTCACGCCCGCCGCGAGCAGCGAGCCCAACACCGTTGGCCCGGACCAGCCGGGGCCCGCGTGCGCCGCCACCCCCACCGGTTTGTCGACCACGACCAGGTCGGAGTCCTGGTAGACCACGTCGAGTTCCACTACGGGCTCCGGCTCGGGGGCCGGATCGGGGACCTCGACCGTCAAAGTTTGGCCCTCTTCTAGCCGGGCGGACTTGGCGACCTTTACGGCATCGACCTCGATCAGGCCGGCGGCGGCCAACTCCGCGGCGCGCGTGCGGGGCAACCCCGCCAACCGGGCCACCGCGACGTCGACCCGCTCGCCCGCCAACTCCGGCGGGACCGGCCCCGTCCAGTTCACTTCCGGGCGCCGTCCAAGGCGGTGCCGCGCAGAACCGTGACGACCATGGCGACGGTGGCGAGAACAATGGCGATGTCGGCCACGTTGCCCACAAAAAGCCCGGCGTAGTCGATGAAGTCGACCACGTGCCCCTGGCCAATGCCAGGCGGCCTGAACAGCCGGTCGCCCAAGTTGCCGGCGGCGCCCGCCAGCAGCATTCCGAGGACCACCGCCCAGATGGTTGAGCGGACACGCCGGGCGATCAGCACCACAGCCACCACGACAACGCTCGACAGAATGGTAAATACCCAGGTCAGCGACTCAAACATGGAGAACGCGGCACCGGGATTGGCCACCAGGTGGAGATTCAGGAGCGAACCGAGCAGGGGAATGGTGCGGCCGGAGGCAAGGGCGTCCACCGCCCACGCCTTCGTCAACTGGTCTGCCGCTAGGATCGCGACCGCGATCGCCAAGAGCATGCCCAGCCGACGGCGCGGCTGGATCTGCGGCTCGGCGATCGGATCCTTCTCAGCGACGGGCTCGGTCACCCCGACAGCCTAGCCTCTACGGATGACTCAGCGGTCGGCCAAGGCGTCGGCACCACCTGCGGCCGGCGCCCCGTCAATGTCCGCCAGCAGATTCTTCAGGTAGGTCCGCAGCCTGGTGCGGTAATCCCGCTCGAAGATCCGGAGCGACTCGATCTCTTTCTCAAGTTCCGCACGCTCTTGCTCAAGGCGGGCCTTGGTGCGGGCGGCGGTCTCTTCGGCTTCGCGGACAATCGACGCCGCTTGGGTCTTCGCCTCGGCGATCATCTGATCGCTCTCTTCTTGACCCGCCCGGACGTACTGTTCGTGCAGCTTGTTGGCCAGGGCCAACATGCCGGTAGCCGTCTCCGCTTCGCTGGCCGTGCCAGTCGGCGCGGGGCCGACGGGCTGGCCGGTGATCGGGCCCCCGACCGGTGTGAGCGGGGCCGGCGGCGCCGCAGGCTGCGGCGGGGCCGGCACAGGCGGGGGCACGGGTGTCCCGAAGCCGGCCGGCGGCACCGGTTCTACCACTGCCTCCGCCACCACCACGGGCGGCGGTTCCGGCGCGCCTTGTGCCCCCCGCTCAAGTTCGGCGATCCGGGCTTCGGCCGCGGCCAGTTGGGCCTTCAACTCTTCGTTTTCGGCCGCCATGGCTCGCATCGACACGGCCACCTCGTCGAGGAAGTCGTCGACCTCGACCTGGTCATAACCCTCACGGAACTTCGTGGTCTGAAAACCCTTCAGCACCACATCGTCGGCTGTCAGTTGCGCCATCTCTCCACCTAGATAGATTCCCTAAAGCCTCACTTGAGACTTTCACTCACGTCCTACGCTAGCCGATCTTAGGCCAGTACCGGCGCTTCGCCGCCGTTCGGGCGCGTTTTGTGGTCCCTTTGGACCCTCCCCGTGCTACCCCGAGCCGCTTGGGGCGGCCCCGATCACCAAGGCCGCCCCGTAGGCGACAAGGGAAACCGCTATCACCACCACCAAGAAGGCCAGATCAAGAGACATGGGGCCGAACCGAATCGGTTTGACCACCTTGCGGACCAAACGCAAAGGCGGATCGGTCAAAATGAAGATGATCTCCGCCACCGCCGCCATTGCCCGCTGCGGCCGCCAGAACCGGCTGAAAGCCATCACCAGGTCGATCACCAAGCGGACGACCAGCACCAACATATACAGTTGGGCCAGCGCCCACACGACGTAGGCGGCGGCGACCACCCCTACTCGCTGTCGTAACGCCGGTGCGGCTCAGCCGTGACCTCGGACACGTCCAGGTTTGGCGGCGACAGCAGGAACACGTCGCGGGTGATCCGCTCCAGGTTGCCCCGCAGCGCATGGGTCAACCCCATGGCGAAGTCGATCAAGCGCCTGGCGTCCGCGTCTGAGGCCTCCGACAGGTCGATGATCACCGGCACCTGCTCCCGATAGGTGGTGCCGACAATCTTCGCGTCTTCGAAGTTGCGCGGACGGGACGTGACGATCCGCTGCATCGGCTCAGCCACCGTCAGATGGCTGCGGCCGTGCGGCGCGTGGATCGGCGTGACATCGGCGATCTGCTCCTCGGGCTCGTCATAGTAGTAGTCGTCTGAGTCAGATGGGAGCAGGCCGAGCCTTCTCCCTGT
Proteins encoded in this window:
- a CDS encoding cell division protein SepF, which codes for MAGWMQNTGRRLGLLPSDSDDYYYDEPEEQIADVTPIHAPHGRSHLTVAEPMQRIVTSRPRNFEDAKIVGTTYREQVPVIIDLSEASDADARRLIDFAMGLTHALRGNLERITRDVFLLSPPNLDVSEVTAEPHRRYDSE
- the lspA gene encoding signal peptidase II — protein: MTEPVAEKDPIAEPQIQPRRRLGMLLAIAVAILAADQLTKAWAVDALASGRTIPLLGSLLNLHLVANPGAAFSMFESLTWVFTILSSVVVVAVVLIARRVRSTIWAVVLGMLLAGAAGNLGDRLFRPPGIGQGHVVDFIDYAGLFVGNVADIAIVLATVAMVVTVLRGTALDGARK
- a CDS encoding RluA family pseudouridine synthase, coding for MNWTGPVPPELAGERVDVAVARLAGLPRTRAAELAAAGLIEVDAVKVAKSARLEEGQTLTVEVPDPAPEPEPVVELDVVYQDSDLVVVDKPVGVAAHAGPGWSGPTVLGSLLAAGVTLATGGPVERRGIVQRLDVGTSGLMMVAKSERAYSTLKQMFRDRAVRKTYHALVQGLPDPLEGTIDAPIGRLPGAFKFGVVAGGKPSITHYGLIEAFGGASLLEVGLETGRTHQIRVHLAAVGHPLVGDPFYGGDPKLAARLGLERQWLHAAALAFDHPVTGWSLRLNSPYPADLAAALAALRES
- a CDS encoding DivIVA domain-containing protein, with amino-acid sequence MAQLTADDVVLKGFQTTKFREGYDQVEVDDFLDEVAVSMRAMAAENEELKAQLAAAEARIAELERGAQGAPEPPPVVVAEAVVEPVPPAGFGTPVPPPVPAPPQPAAPPAPLTPVGGPITGQPVGPAPTGTASEAETATGMLALANKLHEQYVRAGQEESDQMIAEAKTQAASIVREAEETAARTKARLEQERAELEKEIESLRIFERDYRTRLRTYLKNLLADIDGAPAAGGADALADR
- a CDS encoding YggT family protein encodes the protein MVAAAYVVWALAQLYMLVLVVRLVIDLVMAFSRFWRPQRAMAAVAEIIFILTDPPLRLVRKVVKPIRFGPMSLDLAFLVVVIAVSLVAYGAALVIGAAPSGSG